The following is a genomic window from Fulvia fulva chromosome 9, complete sequence.
TGGACCCAGCAGAGTCTGTTCAGCACAAGTACGACGAACAGCGGGTAACGACACAGCTCGCGCAATGCTCCATCGATGTCCCTGCGGATAACATGGGACTTACTATTTGGCATCATGCTAGCACCGAACACCGCGGCAAGGATTCTCTCAGCTTGGAACGATACTGTGCACCATCTGACCGATATCTCCCCAGGGCCTGAACCCTTCGTGCTACTCGGGTGACATTGGTATCAGAGCCACAATTTTGGCACTTCGTCTAATCGTTCGGGGTTGCAAAAGGTGGCAAGCGACCCATTGATAGCCCCACTTTTGTAGAAAATATCATATACAACGAGTCGGCATTCATTATCTGAACCGAAACCACGCAACCCAAGCTCATCATGCGGCTGTATTCCTCACTACTGCTTCTCCCAGCTCTTTCTGCACCATATACGCAGTATGCTCAATACTCCCGAGACTACGATGGCATGTTTCGCCAGCACTCAGCTCGAGGCACACCGGCAGAAGGCAAGGAAAACGTGTTGCTGATGAACAGAATTGGACCTTCGGCTTCGACACTCTATATTGCCAATGCTGATGGCAGCAATGCAACAAGCCTACTGGGCAATGAAAGTCGCTACGAGTATCATGGTTCCTGGACGCCAGATAGCCAGTCGATCATCTTCACAAGCGAGCGTAACGGAGATGGACAGTCGGACCTTTACCGAATCAACGTCGACGGCACTGGTTTAGAGGAGCTAGCCGCAACACCTTCGATCGAAAATGCTGGAGTGCTGTCTCCAGATGGTAAAACTTTGGCATATGTATCGACGGCGAACGGGTACAAGACGAACATCTGGCTGAAAGACCTGGAGACAGGCATCGAGAGGAACTTGCCCAACACTGATGCCGTAAAAGGCGTGAGCTGGAGCCCAATCGGATACTTCTCACCATCTTGGTCGCCTGATGGGCAGTGGCTCGCATTCTCCTCCGATCGCAACACTGGCTGGTATGGTCATGGCAACGGAAGTGGTTGGGAGCATACACAATCTTTGTCAATCTACGCGATGCGGCCAAATGGCTCAGACTTTCATCAGGTCGTGACCAAAGGTAGCGACTACACTCTTGGCTCACCAAAGTGGTCACCCGATGGCAAGCGCATTGTCTTCTACGAGATGCTACGTGAGTACACCTGGAATGCTCACCGCCCGGAAGATCTCAACATCACCGTCAACCAGATTGCTTCTGTTGACTTTGCCACTGGTCTCCACTATCGGGTCGAAACTAACACCTCGACTCTCAAAATTGGTCCATCATATACAGCTAATGGTTCGATCGGCTATCTGGTCAAAGGTCTTACCGACCAGATAGGTCTTCACTACACAGCCGGCAACTCATCCTCCTATATCAACAGCAATTTGCGCTTTCCATCATGGAGTCCGGACTGCAGCAAGGTCGTCTATGAGATCTCATCGTGGTCACCCGTTCGACCAATTGAAAAGCCACTCTACAGCCGGGACGAAGACTGGGCTACCGCTTCGCAGACGT
Proteins encoded in this region:
- a CDS encoding Tol-Pal system protein TolB translates to MRLYSSLLLLPALSAPYTQYAQYSRDYDGMFRQHSARGTPAEGKENVLLMNRIGPSASTLYIANADGSNATSLLGNESRYEYHGSWTPDSQSIIFTSERNGDGQSDLYRINVDGTGLEELAATPSIENAGVLSPDGKTLAYVSTANGYKTNIWLKDLETGIERNLPNTDAVKGVSWSPIGYFSPSWSPDGQWLAFSSDRNTGWYGHGNGSGWEHTQSLSIYAMRPNGSDFHQVVTKGSDYTLGSPKWSPDGKRIVFYEMLREYTWNAHRPEDLNITVNQIASVDFATGLHYRVETNTSTLKIGPSYTANGSIGYLVKGLTDQIGLHYTAGNSSSYINSNLRFPSWSPDCSKVVYEISSWSPVRPIEKPLYSRDEDWATASRTSHDPEATRKLIDREDAPRWAGPADSLRCIQDRPSGSLTLVKQGLSGAFQPDWSPDGTEIAFGLGAWFQERAEYSAWIYRASANGSEIYPSSNGTKHPFEQLTFGSLNGLRIMNLTDRSIRVLTNGTGVLNSTGTLNGTERILLTRRMNYTDFDICTINPDGSDLQVLTSSGANDAHAATGMHGFQMECAAYEQTFQLYGMIYIMDADGENKRALTDSLWEDSMPLFVPNEFLE